The Solanum pennellii chromosome 4, SPENNV200 genomic interval AGAACTAACTCATAAAATTCATGAATAGCACACGTCAATTCTCATTGATGCTCATTAATTAAGACGGTATCTTAAAGCAGCTTCCACAAAGTAACTACAAACTAATCAAATTAAGTACCTGGTTTGAAGAAAACTGACAATCCAAAATCAATAGTTTTGAGAAGTGAATCCTCCTTCTGATcaacaaaaaggaaattttcaggcTTAAGATCACGATGCATGACGCTCAGCGAATGACAAGCTTCAACAACTCCAAAAATAGTCCTTGTGAGCTCAGCTGCTTTTCTTTCTGTATAATGCCCCCGCTGAATAATCCTATCGAAAAGCTCACCTCCAGCACACCGTTCCATAACTACATGAACAGCTACCGCATCCTCATAAGCCCCTTTTATCGATATAACATTCGGATGCCCTGCTAAGTGATGCATTATCTGAATTTCCCTTCTAACATCTTCAACATCATCATCTGACAACAACTTCCTCTTAGCAATCGATTTACAAGCATACTCTTTCCCTGTCCCTTTTTCGACACATTTAAATGTAGTCCCAAATTGTCCTTGTCCTAATTTCTTCCCTATACTGAAAAACTCCTTTAAGTTGCCTGTTTTCTTCTGTAACACAGAATCAGTCTTAAGTCCTGCACTACCTACCCTCTTCATCTCTACCGCCTTCTTAGGCTTTACCGGTTCCTCTTCCTTCTTCACCGGTTCCACTTCCTTCTGTTCAGACTTAGGCATTGTCATCTGTTCAGGTGCCCTATTTTGAACTACCAAATCAGGGTCTTTCCCAGATTCTACTGTTCCACCCCTACTACTTCCACCATTAGTGGTGGAACCAGAGTCATCCGGTACCCGAGCCGGCCACATTGCAGCTGAAACAGACTGCAAGAACCTATTTCTAGAAAAACTTGGTCCAACACAAGTGTTCCCCATTTGACACTAATCTCAAAATCCAATCTTTCACTTCCCCAATGGTTCAATATCTTATATAATTACAAACATAGCTCTACAATGGCCACTCAAAATCAACAAGATCTTGataatttcaatcaaataatcaagaaaaagtCAAACCCTCTTCTATCAAACACAACACTAGTCAAAAAAGTAGTAAAATCAAGAACTTGTTCCACTTCAAGAATAGCAAatcaagaaacaagaagaaCCCAAAAACCTAAGTAAGAAAGAATACAAGTTCATGTAATTAGCAAAATAACTATGCAACCATTGATAAGAAATTGAATAAGCAATCCAAGTAGATaaattaatcaagaaaaaagaCAAAGCAAAAGCCAAATAATCCCAAGAATGATAAAAAGTTTTGATCTTTGGATAAATATTCAGAAATTTTTGTTATTACATTTGAGAAAGTCAAAGAACAGCTTAGTGACCAACGTAAGAAAAGAAGTTTCTCAGCATAACAAATGAAAATTGGTCTGTAAGggtttatgttatttaattaataattaaaaatatatatatatatatatatgggttttttatattttatgtctGGTATCTATATTGGAGTCCAATTACATTCGAATTCGTCTCGAAAAGTCACTCATTAGATGTAAACCGCTCCCTAAAATAAGATGAATCCATACTCAAGAATTCGAACCTGAAATCTGATTAAGATTGAAGGACTCtctttgtctcaatttatacgatacttttttatttttcgagagtcaaataGTTTTAAGTTTGACCGACTAATCTTCATATTTGtttgaagaaatgaaatttatatagttATAAATTAAGTAAAAAGTAATATAAGTCACAATAGTTGAtagttcaaaaaatttgaaagatttaaataaaaattactataaaatgtagattcatttaaatttcaaactctaaaAATTAAgtgttacataaaataaaacgaaTATCGTATATATTTATTGCAAGTTTTTCCATAAATATGGTTAGTTGccatataattataaattagaaGAGACCCACAAGAAAAATGCGTTTTGGTTGGATATTCCAAAAGgcctaagtttttttttcatagGATTATTTGTGTCAACTTTGGTGGGTTTGGCCAATATTTACTTTAATTctactcttatatttatttatcacatATCGTATCGTAATATGACATAAATAAAATGGATGCTTGTCTCTAGAgttttatatgataaaaatatattattttatttaaatttaaagatAAGTTTTACAGAGTGATTGATTGGACTCCTTATTGCTGGACGAGAGTGTTGTCAGTCAAGCACTCACATGCTGAAAAGAACATGACACAATTTCATATTACCGAGGACGTGACTCTAGATAGAAAGGAGTGGAGATCGTGTATTAGGTAGAAAGGTTAGTAGGGTTCAAATGTTGTTTCGCCTCGCTTTTGTTATCTATcggcaaatatatatattacgtattgtgttttaattatcaaattattttgttgTCAGTATTGTTTCGGTCTTGTAGGCTATAATGTTGCTTTTCATATTAACCGTTATGcttttttactattttctttttttacttggGTTTGGTGCAATTCAACCGAGAATCTTTCGGGAAtaacttttctatttttatgaGATAGTGATAAAATCTACATATACTTTATCGACAGACCCCACTTAGTAAACTTCACTACGAATGTTACTAATGCTATTTATCTACCATCAATGTTTAACTTTATTAATGCTATTTTTTCCTATTTGTTTCATTATAgttgaaattaaataattgaaaaaaaatagtatagtGTGGGCCTATGCAAAATCCACAATTGTTGCCGGCAAATACGCAGAAAATCAATACACAAAATGCAATTTATGAGtatttaataaacaaaataattttaaactataaaaaagcaaaaaagaaataaaaaaatatgtatcataattaaataatatcaccATTAGTGAAAACCTTCACTacttgaaaagagaaaaaggataaatataaattCGAACTATCGTTAATAGTATGCAAATATCTCTCCGTCATACTTTAGGGACATTTGTGTCCCTGTCATTCAAAAACTAGAGCGTATATGCTCTTCACTCTAACGGGAGACTAAATAGAGAAACGTAGCACAATCTGATCTGATGTCGAATTGGTGGATAAGATTATAACAGGTGTATGTCCGTTAATATTAAGGGTATCTATGCTCTAATTCTAATATCCCTAATGTATGACGGAGGGTATCCTCATgtcatttacgatagttcaggAATATGTTTATCCTTTTTCCCATATGAAAATTAcatgattaaaattatatatttttatttttgtatttattcttattaatgaaaattttaactcCGCTATTAATTGTATTAGTGATACATGATTTTCCAAcctattttcataaataataacGTAGAGAAGTTGGTTTACTAAGACGGCaagtaattatttattcttgtcATGTTTTTTGGTGCtcctataaaaaataaaataaaataattatgcaaAGTGCAAACTCTTATATAAAAAGGGAAACCAaattatcgtaaatggtatgcagatatcCTTTGCCATACTTTTGGTACATTGGTGCCCTTGCCATCAAtaactagagcatatatgccCTTTACTCTAgcggaagactaaatagggacacgtgGCGCAATCTTTCCATCGATCCGATGTCGATtcggtggataagattatgacacgtgtatatCCGTTAGtacaaaatgatatatatgctctagtttatGAATGACAACGGCACTAATGTCACTAAAATATGACGAAAggtatctgcataccatttacgatagttcgagagtatatttgtcttttttccctttaaaaaatcaacatgcttatatataagaaaaaaataattaaaatgattaaGAGCTTTTCCGTTCTCATGGATCCTACACGATGCAAATCTGAATTAGTCAACCCTATGCAAATATGAATTTAGTCAAACCTATAATAGTTAAGAGCACTTCCGTTCTCGTGAATCCTACACGATGCAAATCTGAATTAGTCTACCCTATGCAAATATGAATTAGTCAAACCTAAAATAGTTAAAAGCGTTTCCGTTTTTAATCTTACACTATACGAATTTGAATTAGTCAAAAACCTAATATATACAggtttgatgatttgacaaacaaAACACAAACATAATAGGTACCAAACTAAGCATATAATAAGCagaaaaaagagtacataaAAGCTGAGAAACTATGAACAACCAGAAAACTTTATCTAAAAGACAACATATTCGATAAAAAAATATCGTTACACTGATATAGTACACCTCGATAATCGACGATATATTACATTTCAattagtaaaaaagaaaaaaaatacgaATATACAAAACGCGATACGCAACATCAGTCGATGATGTTACTTCCACTGCTAGAAAAAACATTACAATTTCTGTGTATTCACTTCATTTTATAGTGAATAGTCACATTTTTAACAGTGCAGATAACATTCATTACTGATGAACGATCATTTCATCCATCACATCTCAATGTCTTCCAGCTCCGGCAAAGGAAAACGAAGGATTGCAGCAATGCCGGTTAGCTGATTCAATTCTGTGACGAAAACCAAAAGTTGTTTTAATCAGCCTTGACAAATATGCAGTAAAGAACGTGTGTTCGTAGGAAGGAAAAAGGATTTGAAGCGACTATGTGACAATGAACGTGTGCACGGAAGGGAAATAAGATTCAAAGCATTACTAGGGGGCGACAGGGAAAGGCAGAGATGAAAATGCTGggaggaaaaagaaattaacagGAATTGTATATACTCACGTTCTCCGGAAACATGCATTGACGAGAAAATGAGAGCAGTACCACCTGAATCCTTGACTGAATCGACCAGATTAGCATACTTTTTCCTCGTTTCTACATCAGAACTCCTGTCAACAGATCAAAAGAAGTTCGATATTTCTCATGTACGATATCAACCAACTATATATACACAGAACGAGTGAGATGATCCATACATAATTGATTGAGATTtgaagataaaaaattatacatgcTTACATATTATCCTATGAACTAAAGATGTCAATTTTAAAAGCTAAGCACGTAAAAAGAGATACTTATGAACTAGAAATATGCCACGAGTTGCAAATTTGTTATCAAGCTATATACAGTTCAAGTTTATTGCTCGTAGAGCCCATTAACCTGGGACCATAAGATACTCACCTAAAGAGCTCGTCGGTAATGAGAAGTGTCTGAATAGCCAGTCGCTCATGAGCAACTTCAACATGCTTTGGTCCATAGCATGCACGATCAGGATCCTAGAAAAGTCCCAATAAAGTAACTTCAATTTTCACAAGTTTCGGGAAAGGAACACACTACAGGGATCTATTTGTTGACAACAGGAAGTAAACTTCATGCATggtaaaactcattaatataaatgTTAAGAGATTCGGAGAAAAGGACATGACATACATTTATTGCGAGAAGTTCTaaaaagagagggaaaaaaGCATTTAAATAAAAGTGCTATCCTTCTTAGTTACTCTGGAAAGCATGAAAAGCGGCATCATAAATATccaattaatatcataattcatgaaatatgCGGGGCAGGGGGGTTCAAACAGGCCCTCACTCTTGCAAAAGACCTCTATATCTAACATCCCTACATTATGTAATGTAACTCGAGTTTTTAGACctaaatattcttaaaaccaGGATATCaaacacaaatatttttaattaagacTTCCTTGTTGTATTTCTGTCTGCAAAAAGTAAAGGAGAGGGCACATCAGATGATAAATTCTCTCATATCAATATGGCCAAAGCATTGCAGACAGATAATCCTCTTACTACTCCAGTAAAATTGCACACAAAATCAGTGATCAAAGTACACAACTGAAATGCCCTAAAATTTAATAGAAGTTCAAAGTTGCTGATGATTGGATATCTGAGAATTATGACGGATTCTTGCTGGAAACAAATTAAACAAAGTTAGGTTGCAAATGAATTTTCGGCATTCAATTGGTAGAAAGGCCTGAAAAAAAGGCACACATAGAGGTAACAATATCACCAGCTGCCCATCACAACACAACGTGTCGGTTCTTAATCATGAAATATTTCAGATTAGTCCACCTTGATCTCCTTAAACAGGGATATCCGGCATGCATAGGAAACACCTcgacttttatttgaaaatctcaGGCCTTCTACAGAACCCAAGATAACATATAAACACCAAAAAGCACACAAATAAATTCAAAGCCATACAATCTGCGTGTACTCTTAGCATATGATAGATAAAAATCTGAAACATCCAAagttattaagaaaaatataaatagaacaTTGTGACCAAGATAGAACCTAACATTTGAAAGCATGTTGAAAAAATCCTTTAGGGCTTGAACCTGATTAAGATTGGAAGAGAAAGAAAACTGTTATTCCCAAAGAGTACGAAAAAAGACTTGAACAAACACAAGAATAAAGATTAGATTAAAGATCATATTAAGTTGGGCAGGGGTCATAAGGTACCTCTTTGGCAGCTTTTGTATCTTTTATCATATTCATTACATTTGGGGCATCCATAACCTCTTTCAAACTATGTCTgtaaaccaaaagaaaaaaaactcttGGGCTTGAACACAAATCATGAAGGTGATTTGTACAAAAATAGCAGAACTGACGAGATAATCATGTACACAAAAATGTAATTGCAACATATTAGTCAGTTCTAGACTTGCACACGCGTCTAACATCCTATGATTTGCACATAAATGTGTTGACAAAGTATCATTTTGAGATGTCAGATAAGGGGATGAGGGgcaaagagagaaagagaaaaagagcaTACTTGTATCCCGAGGTTGTATGGACAAGAAGTATGCGTGACTTATTTTCTATTATAGGTCTTAGCTGCTTCCTTTCAGCTTCCAACAATAGGTGACGATGAAACTGATCCTGCACATTCAACCCAAGAAAGGTTGAATATCGCAACTGAATTAACATGTGTGTAGTACAGATATAATTCGATATGCTTGCTCTTCCACTTGTAATATAGCATAAAAGTAAGACTAGCTAAGAAGTGTAACTAtacaaagaagaaacaaaaaaatacctTGGTGAATCCTGGACTTGCAATCAGAGCACAGCGAACTACTTTGAAATCAACGTGCTTGACAAAGGCCTGCAACAGAAATAAGAGCCTATAATATATTGCTTATGGACATCAAGCAACATCAAGAAAGTTGGCAAAAGTCTACCTGTAGAACATTGTCAAAGAATTTATTTAACGCCTGCAAATCAAAATTAAGAACACAATTTCACTTGACGTcatgttcaaaataattaaactatacAAAAGCTGAAACAAAAAGAGACTTACCTTATCATAACCTGCAATAGCTGGTCCATGCTTGCGCGGTATAGAAGTCTCTATACGAGAACGGGTGATAGTCACACTGTTCAGACAACAGTAACAAGTACATAAGGTTAAATTATGCCGTACAATCTAGTTAACAGTTAACTCAGCCTCAACATATAGAAATTCTGACATAATCATTCGACCTTTAAACTATTGCATCTTCTTTAAATACAAGAAAAGGAGATGCTCAAGATCTGTTTAAAACTTGTATTCATAGGAATATGAGATTGTCAAGCTTACCTTTTACCAATAAGAAGAATGTGCGCCAATCCTTCTTGCATCAGAACCACAGCCAGATCAGCACTTGCAGATGGATCTGAATCATCAAAATGGAAAACCGTATTCAGCATATTGAAACGGTGAATCTTAGAGCAGTACAAACACATATCCACGTTGGAATCAATATAGCTgaatatcaataattatataGGAAACTTCTCATCAGTTCAAAAGCACTCTGCAACACACATGTAATTGCAGCGAATAATTCATGTTCTCACTGCAAGTGTACGAGTAAAGAAGAAAACCTCTGCAACATAAGGGCTAAAATACACCTAGACTCAAACATCTATCTAAGAATAATGCACCTATAAAGCGGTTTCACAATCATGTCAATGTAATAAAAAGAAGCATCTAAATGTTATAAAACTTGATAAGTTATGGATGAAAAGTCAGACTGTGAAGTAAAATGCCTAATATTGCAGATAATGTTAATGGCAACacttgaacaaataaaaatattactttgTTAAAGTGTACTGTGAAAAATACCAGAAGCTTGACGAAGAACCTCCCGTGCCAGTGAGTCCCAGACCACCTAAATTAGATAATGCAAGTCAGAACTAATATGTGTGTAAGCTTTCGTATAGATCAACTCTGTTCAGGTAAGACTAGGATTGAAACAAACAAGATGCTCATAAATTTGCTAAACAAAtagaatatacaaaaataataaggaaGATGACACAGGAAAAGAACGATTACTTTGAGTAACTACTAaacaaagaaattcaaaataattaatgtacATGCATTGATAGGATTATACAtaaacaaaagttttaaatataagCACGCATACCTTCTAAGAAATCTTATTTTGATAAGTGTATACCCTTTAAGTAATAAATCTAGCAGTAAAAGAAATTATGGAAAATTTCATTCGGCCTGTACCAGGGGTCAATATAATTTCAAGTTCACATGTAATTCTTAGCCCAGACATTTATAGGCATTTATATTTCGATGGGAATACTCCTCAATTTCCTATAGAAACCTCTAGTTACAACTACAAATGATTATCTCCTAATTCATCTTCTATGACTCATTAGCCTCTAATTATAAAAAGACACTTATTTAGTTATACTTAATCTATGCAGCAACTTTGCATAATGCAGAAAAAAATCAGGAAATCTTATCAAATTCCATGTACTCCTATGTATACGAGAAGATTTCCCCTACCTGAACTTACATTGTTGCATCACTTAAGTATATATTACCTAGGCTACACAAACCGTCACTTATCTTATCATGCCTCAGCCCTACCTTTCTTGGACAAACTAGGGGGCATAGATCCTTCAAACTACAAAGAAACAAGCTGAGAAAGGAAACTAGCCCCCTCAGTACATTGGGTATTTGTTATTCTCACCAAAGTCCATATAATGTATAGTATAGGAGTTAATAATAGCTTAATAAGCAATAATGCCTTCGGATAGTTTTCAAACCATTGTACACTTGTCTATGAGAAATCAATGACAATATACTTCGGGTTTCCTTTGTTGGTGTGTGCTGAAAATGTTTAGCTATTTCTTGGCTTATTTGGCATGGAATTGGTCATGACGATAACCAGTGTGGAATCATCATTAATGTAGAAGGGTTGTTCCATCTAGAGACAGCAAGGAGGTATCGTATGTACACCTTTTGTGCAGGGTGTGAACTACGTCAAAGGACAGGAACACGACATGCCTCGAAGGGGTGTCAGCGGCGGGACAAATGAAATTTAGCGGGACAAATTAAATTTAGTTGCAAGTAACACACCCAAGGGGTATGGTCTAGCGGCCAATGAAGTGAGTTAAGAGTCATAAGATCTTAGGTTCAAATCCAACCAGAGGCGAAAAACACTAGACAATTTCTTCTTATTTGTCAAaaccttgatggaaagagttacCCGGTAGGCGGTAGCT includes:
- the LOC107015915 gene encoding protein PELOTA 1, producing MKIVRRDFVPDGSGSVKIIPEEADDLWVAYNLIAEGDTVLAVTVRKVLREAASGGRDAERVKLKLEIKVENVEYDKEGSALRIRGKNILENEHVKIGAFHTLEIEQHRPFVLRKVVWDSLAREVLRQASDPSASADLAVVLMQEGLAHILLIGKSVTITRSRIETSIPRKHGPAIAGYDKALNKFFDNVLQAFVKHVDFKVVRCALIASPGFTKDQFHRHLLLEAERKQLRPIIENKSRILLVHTTSGYKHSLKEVMDAPNVMNMIKDTKAAKEVQALKDFFNMLSNDPDRACYGPKHVEVAHERLAIQTLLITDELFRSSDVETRKKYANLVDSVKDSGGTALIFSSMHVSGEQLNQLTGIAAILRFPLPELEDIEM